From Veillonella dispar, one genomic window encodes:
- a CDS encoding PAS domain-containing protein has protein sequence MNPLQQKLDINNERYRIIVSIKEDYLDGKLSLEEGNRILKEKLGTCTPDEFAYAEQSLKGVYKDEEILDKMDDLLNLFDGVLVRAENEYPENHPLWAYLEEINAVEKVALEADELLKQDKFIKNPWLGVFDSLAQWRIHLSRKQNQLYPMLEEHGFDRPTRIMWTFDDGVRDAISASYALLREDKYEEFLASVPETLAKLRDLNSKELEVLLPTSFKLLSDEEFVRMSKNDHEIGYAIINAPGLYVVPGINDSAASLNGNAASQNSAVSNEFLNDLAGLLSKYVGPVGGAQVGKDAVLDVATGKLTLEQINLLFRHLPVDLSYVDENELVKFYSDTPHRIFPRSANVIGREVKNCHPAKSVHVVEEIVEKFRSGEQNQAEFWINKPGLFIYVIYTAVRDENGKFRGVLEMMQDCTHIRELEGSRTLLTWDKTDFVGSTDNNSNDKSLAQEAAEEVDEEPLTTDADGRFHIDAKTTLSNLIKQSPEVVDYLISLNPKFEKLKTPMVKVMAKVATIKMIAERGDFNVDELVGKIDAFINKARK, from the coding sequence ATGAATCCATTACAGCAAAAGCTAGACATTAATAACGAACGGTATAGAATTATTGTATCTATTAAAGAGGATTATTTAGATGGTAAATTGTCCTTGGAAGAGGGCAATCGTATTTTGAAAGAAAAATTAGGCACTTGCACGCCTGACGAGTTTGCTTATGCAGAGCAAAGTTTGAAGGGTGTATATAAGGATGAAGAAATCCTAGATAAGATGGATGATCTATTGAACTTATTTGATGGCGTATTAGTGCGCGCTGAAAATGAATACCCTGAAAATCATCCATTATGGGCATATTTGGAAGAGATTAATGCCGTTGAAAAGGTAGCTCTTGAAGCGGATGAATTGTTGAAACAAGATAAGTTTATTAAAAATCCTTGGCTTGGTGTATTTGATTCCCTAGCACAATGGCGTATACATCTATCTCGTAAACAAAATCAATTATATCCAATGCTTGAAGAACATGGCTTTGATCGTCCTACGCGTATTATGTGGACCTTTGACGATGGCGTGCGCGATGCCATCTCTGCGTCCTATGCATTGCTTCGAGAAGATAAATACGAAGAATTTTTAGCATCCGTTCCTGAAACACTGGCAAAGTTACGTGATTTGAACTCTAAGGAGTTAGAGGTTTTATTGCCAACATCTTTTAAATTATTAAGCGATGAAGAGTTTGTGCGCATGAGCAAAAATGACCATGAAATCGGTTATGCTATTATTAACGCACCAGGTTTATATGTCGTGCCAGGTATTAACGATTCCGCAGCCTCATTAAATGGAAATGCTGCTAGTCAAAATAGTGCAGTATCTAATGAGTTTCTAAATGATTTAGCAGGCTTATTATCTAAGTATGTAGGTCCTGTAGGTGGAGCACAAGTTGGTAAGGATGCTGTCCTCGATGTGGCGACAGGCAAATTAACCTTAGAGCAAATCAATTTGCTGTTCCGTCATCTTCCAGTAGATTTGTCTTATGTTGATGAAAATGAACTTGTTAAGTTTTACAGTGATACGCCACATCGTATATTTCCTCGCAGTGCCAATGTTATTGGTCGTGAAGTGAAGAATTGTCATCCTGCTAAGTCTGTTCATGTTGTAGAAGAAATCGTAGAGAAATTTCGATCTGGTGAGCAAAACCAAGCTGAATTCTGGATCAATAAACCGGGATTGTTTATCTATGTTATCTATACAGCGGTACGTGATGAAAATGGTAAATTCCGCGGTGTCTTAGAAATGATGCAAGATTGTACTCATATTCGTGAACTTGAAGGCTCTCGTACCTTGTTGACTTGGGATAAGACTGATTTTGTAGGAAGTACAGATAATAATAGTAATGATAAATCCCTAGCTCAAGAGGCCGCAGAAGAGGTTGATGAAGAACCACTTACTACCGATGCAGATGGAAGATTCCATATCGATGCGAAGACTACGCTATCTAACTTGATTAAGCAAAGCCCTGAAGTGGTAGATTATTTAATTTCTTTGAACCCTAAGTTTGAGAAATTGAAAACTCCGATGGTAAAGGTTATGGCTAAGGTGGCTACTATAAAGATGATCGCAGAGCGTGGTGATTTTAATGTAGATGAGCTAGTCGGCAAAATCGATGCCTTCATTAATAAAGCTAGAAAATAA
- a CDS encoding phosphoenolpyruvate carboxykinase (ATP) yields the protein MSTRRVWKQSEIKTNPLFSKMRSTIETAFYGNNVTPITSVAQAYQLATEEPGVIVLDMPVYKPCEQGLPADAKVLVTNDGKTTGRYAKARRIIGDEGIDEVELANIARDAVYDSRGKEWISADTIVGLDKKFTARAHLMIPKDHASILYSWIMNFKFFDAAVKEFYNDSVEIPEGDIYIYSDPEYVVPGHPGGLAIFDPAHNCAMILGMRYFGEHKKGTLTLAWSLANRFDYVACHGGMKRYNLDNGKSYTIGVFGLSGSGKSTLTHEKHDGRYDISILHDDAYIINTNDLSSIALEPTYFDKMQDYPVEHPANEFLLTLQNVGVTMDEDGRKVVLAEDVRNNNGRAIKSQFWTDNRVNYVDQPVNAIVWLMKDKTLPPILKINDPVLASTMGATLATRRSTAEKLDAHVDPNALVIEPYANPFRTYPLVRDYESYKKLFSECGVQCYIMNTGFFLENKIPKEVTLDLLERLVEGALDFKPFYKYENLSYVEVPGFEPPFQVREYHHQLHKAFEFRYDYVEKLIGHKNELPQEVLDVLKTLM from the coding sequence ATGTCGACAAGACGCGTTTGGAAGCAAAGTGAAATTAAAACAAACCCATTATTTTCTAAGATGCGCAGTACTATTGAAACTGCATTTTATGGAAACAATGTAACGCCTATTACATCTGTGGCACAAGCGTACCAATTGGCCACTGAAGAACCTGGTGTTATCGTCCTCGATATGCCTGTATATAAACCATGCGAGCAAGGTTTGCCAGCTGATGCAAAGGTACTAGTTACAAACGATGGTAAAACTACAGGCCGTTATGCAAAAGCTCGTCGCATTATTGGCGATGAAGGCATTGACGAAGTGGAACTTGCTAATATTGCACGTGATGCAGTCTATGATAGCCGTGGTAAAGAATGGATTTCTGCTGATACTATCGTAGGTCTTGATAAAAAATTTACTGCTCGTGCGCATTTGATGATTCCAAAAGACCATGCATCCATTTTGTATTCTTGGATTATGAACTTTAAGTTCTTTGATGCAGCTGTAAAAGAGTTCTACAATGATAGCGTAGAAATTCCAGAAGGCGACATTTATATCTATTCTGATCCTGAATATGTGGTACCAGGTCATCCAGGTGGGCTTGCTATTTTTGATCCAGCTCATAATTGCGCTATGATTCTTGGTATGCGCTACTTCGGTGAGCATAAAAAAGGTACCCTTACATTGGCATGGTCCTTGGCGAATCGTTTCGACTATGTAGCATGCCACGGCGGTATGAAACGTTACAATCTTGACAATGGTAAAAGCTATACAATCGGTGTATTTGGCTTGTCCGGTTCTGGTAAATCTACATTAACTCATGAAAAGCATGATGGTCGTTATGATATTTCTATCTTACATGACGATGCGTATATCATCAATACTAATGACTTGAGTTCTATTGCTCTTGAACCTACATATTTCGACAAAATGCAAGATTACCCTGTGGAACATCCGGCTAATGAATTCTTGTTAACACTACAAAACGTAGGCGTAACTATGGATGAGGATGGCCGTAAGGTTGTGTTGGCAGAAGATGTGCGTAATAACAATGGTCGCGCTATTAAATCTCAATTCTGGACAGATAATCGTGTAAACTACGTAGATCAACCAGTTAATGCCATTGTATGGCTTATGAAAGATAAAACGTTACCACCAATCCTTAAAATTAATGACCCTGTTTTGGCATCTACAATGGGCGCAACACTTGCTACACGTCGTTCTACTGCTGAAAAACTCGATGCCCATGTGGATCCAAATGCACTTGTTATCGAACCATATGCAAATCCATTCCGTACATATCCATTGGTTCGTGACTATGAAAGCTACAAAAAATTATTCTCTGAATGTGGCGTACAATGTTACATCATGAACACAGGTTTCTTCTTGGAAAATAAAATTCCTAAAGAGGTAACTCTTGATTTATTGGAACGTTTGGTAGAAGGTGCATTGGACTTCAAACCATTCTATAAATATGAAAACCTCTCTTATGTTGAGGTTCCTGGTTTTGAACCACCATTCCAAGTGCGTGAATACCATCACCAATTACACAAAGCTTTCGAGTTCCGCTATGACTATGTAGAAAAACTTATTGGTCATAAAAACGAATTGCCACAAGAAGTATTGGATGTATTAAAAACTCTAATGTAG
- a CDS encoding LysR family transcriptional regulator — translation MASFSKASKKLYISQPALSQSIRRIEAELGVPLFARDRTKVVPTAAALQIAKEGMPLVGKVEALTQSIINQGSDAAYHVRIGLSQFYGHHMLGKTLKSFQQIEPSWEFHVVEGESHFLEQQICDGLVDVGLFPTPIYSQALESYPVLDEQILLAVSVENKKAIAIADSLMTPNGIHEIAPFGSFPFILIREGLKLRTLVNRLCQAESFVPKAVIGSENLDTCRSLVEDDYGITFLPSTLNSKGDDDKVKFYPLASKLCFRQLVLVARSDRAKRFHLPEVAQVMQQFL, via the coding sequence ATGGCATCATTTTCAAAGGCGTCTAAAAAACTATATATCTCTCAACCTGCATTGAGTCAAAGTATTCGTCGCATTGAGGCTGAATTAGGTGTACCTTTATTTGCTCGAGATCGGACAAAGGTTGTACCAACCGCTGCAGCCTTACAAATTGCTAAAGAGGGTATGCCTTTAGTAGGAAAGGTAGAGGCTTTAACGCAGTCGATCATTAATCAAGGGTCTGATGCGGCTTATCATGTGCGTATTGGATTATCTCAATTCTATGGTCACCATATGTTGGGAAAAACATTGAAGAGCTTTCAACAAATTGAGCCATCCTGGGAATTTCATGTAGTAGAAGGGGAGTCCCATTTTTTGGAGCAACAAATTTGTGATGGATTGGTTGATGTAGGTCTATTTCCAACACCAATTTACTCGCAAGCTCTTGAAAGTTATCCTGTGTTAGATGAGCAAATTTTATTAGCTGTTAGTGTAGAGAATAAAAAAGCTATAGCTATTGCTGACTCGCTTATGACACCGAATGGAATACATGAGATAGCACCATTTGGGTCTTTCCCTTTTATTCTCATAAGAGAAGGCCTTAAGTTGCGAACCTTGGTAAATCGTCTATGTCAGGCTGAATCCTTTGTGCCTAAAGCGGTTATTGGTTCTGAAAATCTTGACACTTGTAGATCCTTGGTAGAAGATGATTATGGTATTACATTCTTGCCGAGTACACTTAATAGTAAAGGTGATGATGATAAAGTTAAATTCTATCCTTTAGCATCGAAACTATGTTTCCGTCAATTAGTTCTTGTAGCGAGATCAGATAGAGCAAAGCGATTCCATTTGCCTGAAGTGGCTCAAGTTATGCAACAATTCTTATAA
- the cooS gene encoding anaerobic carbon-monoxide dehydrogenase catalytic subunit: MNKDVENKNTHDHSHGEHHHHHDHDHHHHDHDHCHCGGHHHDHDHDHHHDHDHEHGHDHSHAKAMPTDKWVPHTHEPGVPHEHGVNDYMKAVAEYRKTWPTKQDVIEQTPDPAVREMILRMEQIGCDTVFDRFDKQQPQCTFGIAGVCCRVCFMGPCKITPKSPRGVCGADADLIVARNMTRAAAGGLTQHGAHAREILISLKAAANDQLDIPILGEEKIRTVCKAFNIPEEGRSLKEVANDLADVLLEDLSRALPGEYKTITALAPAERREVWKNLDILPISAYNEAFDAYHRTCVGTDGDWESNMKQFLRCGLAFTFTGVVAADIATDALFGQGGRRTSKVNIGALKKGYVNIAVHGHLPTLVSQICTIGASEEYLEKAKAIGAKGIQFYGICCSGLSSMYRYENVIPLCNAIGAELVLGTGALDCWVADVQDVYPAIMDVARCFNTKVITTSDAARLPGAEHIGYDHHHTNLSETKALARKILDRALEAHELRKGMPVFIPPYEITAEVGFSPESTVKHYGSFKPLAEALKSGKVRGIVNVVGCSNPRVIYEKATVDIVDTLIKNGCIILTNGCASFPLMKLGYCNTDAIKKCSPALQEFLGDDQPPVWHVGECVDNARSSGIFAGIAGELGLNLPQMPFAMSSPEWSNEKGIDASLGFRLMGINSYHCVEPPTQGSDAVTKWLKEDTKDILGSVMYVNTDPAKVAEKILADIDAKRAALGWAEVK; the protein is encoded by the coding sequence ATGAATAAAGATGTGGAAAACAAAAATACCCATGACCACAGCCATGGCGAACATCATCACCATCATGATCATGACCATCATCACCATGACCATGACCACTGCCATTGTGGCGGTCACCATCACGATCACGACCATGATCATCATCACGATCACGATCATGAACATGGTCACGACCATAGTCATGCAAAGGCTATGCCGACGGATAAATGGGTGCCACACACTCATGAACCAGGGGTACCTCATGAACATGGCGTAAATGACTACATGAAAGCTGTTGCAGAATACCGTAAAACTTGGCCTACAAAACAAGATGTTATCGAACAAACACCAGATCCTGCTGTGCGCGAAATGATCCTTCGCATGGAGCAAATTGGTTGCGATACAGTATTTGACCGTTTCGATAAACAACAACCACAATGTACTTTTGGTATTGCAGGCGTATGTTGTCGTGTTTGCTTCATGGGTCCATGTAAAATTACACCTAAGAGCCCTCGTGGTGTCTGCGGTGCTGATGCTGACCTTATCGTAGCTCGTAATATGACACGCGCAGCCGCTGGTGGCTTAACACAACATGGTGCGCATGCTCGCGAAATCTTGATTTCTTTGAAAGCTGCTGCTAACGATCAATTGGATATCCCAATTTTGGGCGAAGAAAAAATTCGCACAGTATGTAAAGCTTTTAACATTCCTGAAGAAGGTCGTTCCTTAAAAGAAGTGGCTAATGACTTGGCAGATGTTCTATTAGAAGATTTGAGCCGTGCATTGCCTGGCGAATATAAAACAATTACAGCGTTAGCTCCAGCTGAGCGCCGTGAAGTTTGGAAAAACCTTGATATCTTACCTATTTCTGCGTACAATGAAGCCTTTGATGCATATCATCGTACTTGCGTAGGTACAGATGGCGATTGGGAAAGCAACATGAAACAATTCTTGCGTTGTGGTCTTGCTTTCACATTCACAGGCGTAGTAGCTGCGGACATCGCAACAGATGCATTGTTCGGTCAAGGTGGTCGTCGTACATCAAAAGTTAACATCGGTGCATTGAAAAAAGGTTATGTTAACATCGCTGTTCATGGTCACTTGCCAACATTAGTATCCCAAATTTGTACAATTGGTGCCTCTGAAGAGTATTTAGAAAAAGCGAAAGCTATCGGTGCTAAAGGTATCCAATTCTACGGTATCTGCTGCTCTGGTTTGTCCAGCATGTACCGCTACGAAAACGTTATTCCATTGTGTAATGCTATCGGTGCAGAACTTGTACTTGGTACAGGCGCTCTTGATTGCTGGGTAGCTGACGTTCAAGACGTATACCCTGCTATCATGGACGTAGCACGTTGCTTCAACACAAAAGTTATCACTACATCTGATGCAGCTCGTTTACCAGGTGCAGAACACATTGGTTACGATCACCATCATACTAACTTGTCTGAAACAAAAGCATTGGCTCGCAAAATCTTGGATCGCGCTCTTGAAGCTCATGAATTGCGCAAAGGCATGCCTGTATTCATTCCGCCATACGAAATCACTGCTGAAGTTGGTTTCTCTCCAGAATCCACTGTTAAACATTACGGTTCCTTCAAACCATTGGCAGAGGCTTTAAAATCTGGTAAAGTTCGTGGTATTGTAAACGTAGTAGGTTGTTCCAACCCTCGCGTTATTTATGAAAAAGCAACTGTAGATATTGTTGATACACTTATCAAAAATGGCTGTATCATCTTAACAAATGGTTGTGCATCCTTCCCATTGATGAAACTTGGTTACTGTAATACAGATGCTATTAAGAAATGTAGCCCTGCATTGCAAGAGTTCTTGGGCGATGATCAACCACCTGTATGGCATGTCGGCGAATGTGTAGATAATGCACGTTCCTCCGGTATTTTTGCTGGTATTGCTGGTGAATTAGGTCTTAACTTACCACAAATGCCATTTGCTATGTCTAGCCCTGAATGGTCTAACGAAAAAGGTATCGATGCATCCCTTGGCTTCCGCTTGATGGGTATTAACTCTTACCATTGCGTTGAGCCACCTACACAAGGCTCTGATGCTGTTACAAAATGGCTTAAAGAAGACACTAAAGACATCTTAGGTTCTGTTATGTATGTAAATACTGATCCTGCTAAAGTAGCTGAAAAAATCTTAGCTGATATCGATGCTAAACGTGCTGCTTTAGGTTGGGCTGAAGTAAAATAG
- a CDS encoding MBL fold metallo-hydrolase, with the protein MTQYTHIRNATGKLTIKNTTFLIDPFLAPKDTYPGFEGTFNYQQRMPMVDLPLSMDNLLSNVTAVVVTHTHLDHWDDTAINAIPKSLPIFVQNTADKELITSQGFNDVRIIFESLEFNSITLRKTGGSHGTLEMYANPVLAQLAGDAMGVIFEAADEPTVYLVGDTVWTSDVEKALLRFDPNVIIMNTGYAQILGFEDSIIMGTKDIGRMVVRKPEAKIIAVHMDTVNHTATSRKDVRKFIKGNNIESHVAVPEDGETITL; encoded by the coding sequence ATGACACAATATACTCACATTCGAAACGCCACAGGAAAATTAACAATAAAAAATACAACATTCCTTATTGATCCATTTTTAGCACCAAAAGATACTTATCCTGGCTTTGAAGGAACATTTAACTATCAACAAAGAATGCCTATGGTTGATTTACCTCTATCAATGGACAATCTATTAAGCAATGTAACTGCAGTGGTAGTCACACACACACATCTTGACCATTGGGATGATACGGCAATTAATGCTATTCCAAAATCACTTCCTATTTTTGTACAAAATACAGCGGACAAAGAACTTATTACTTCACAAGGCTTTAATGATGTACGCATCATTTTTGAAAGTCTAGAGTTTAATAGTATCACATTAAGAAAAACAGGTGGCTCCCACGGCACTCTAGAAATGTATGCAAATCCAGTTCTCGCACAATTAGCAGGCGATGCGATGGGCGTTATTTTTGAAGCAGCAGACGAACCAACTGTGTACCTTGTAGGCGATACAGTTTGGACAAGTGATGTAGAGAAGGCCCTCCTTCGCTTCGACCCTAACGTTATTATTATGAACACTGGATATGCTCAAATTTTAGGCTTTGAAGATAGTATTATTATGGGTACAAAAGATATTGGCCGCATGGTGGTACGCAAACCAGAGGCTAAAATTATTGCGGTTCACATGGATACAGTTAATCATACTGCAACAAGTCGTAAGGATGTACGCAAATTTATCAAAGGCAACAATATTGAAAGCCATGTAGCAGTGCCTGAAGATGGTGAAACCATCACACTTTAA
- a CDS encoding TetR/AcrR family transcriptional regulator → MITRKEMTRMLLKEGLLSWLANNSFESVTVTSLCKASGITRSTFYLHYSNIMEIVDDLVDDAIAYSKPGMVDNNNLQTIANTLSAASNSVSLREAYDSIFDRLPLCQRIIRHKKYLPLFLDEQISEYVLQRIIGREKDRQGLVIAESLGVSFDVGVSVFVFLVHGLYAVNKQYKWSQSDEWLEAQKIIFELVYRGLQRR, encoded by the coding sequence ATGATAACTCGAAAAGAAATGACACGTATGTTGTTAAAAGAAGGCTTGCTTAGTTGGTTAGCAAACAATTCCTTTGAGTCTGTAACAGTAACATCGTTGTGTAAAGCTTCGGGTATAACTCGTTCCACTTTTTATTTACACTATAGTAATATCATGGAAATTGTTGATGATTTAGTGGATGATGCAATCGCTTATTCAAAGCCAGGAATGGTAGATAACAACAATTTACAAACTATAGCTAACACCTTATCAGCTGCTTCTAATTCTGTTTCGTTGAGAGAAGCATACGATTCTATTTTTGATAGATTGCCTTTATGTCAGCGTATTATACGACATAAAAAGTATTTACCTTTATTTTTAGATGAACAAATTTCAGAATATGTATTACAACGCATTATAGGACGTGAAAAAGATCGACAAGGACTCGTTATAGCAGAATCTCTTGGCGTTTCGTTTGATGTTGGGGTATCTGTTTTTGTATTTTTAGTACACGGTCTATATGCTGTTAATAAACAATATAAGTGGTCTCAGAGCGATGAGTGGTTAGAAGCTCAGAAAATTATTTTTGAACTAGTTTATCGTGGATTACAAAGAAGATAG
- the bioB gene encoding biotin synthase BioB: MALPTDQQSSQVGTYEKILTIANRIMNGGEITKKEAIELIHTSDDDTMILLAMADKIRQHFNDNSVDVCAIVNARSGKCPENCKFCAQSAHHETGVQVYPFMDDESILDAARKAKEAGAIRFSIVTSGRNTNNPNEFNQIIRVLDRIKNEVGLEICCSLGLLTYEQALKLKEVGVTRYHSNIETAPSHFPDICTTHSYEDKMSTIDNAQKAGIRVCSGGILGLNETLEQRVEMAFELKRLHIDSVPLNILNPVKGTPFESNKALRPLDILRTFAVFRFILPNALIRTAGGREVNLRDLQAYALKGGLNGIMVGGYLTTGGRSPQDDLQMIQDLELSRNSAQV; the protein is encoded by the coding sequence ATGGCTTTGCCTACAGATCAACAATCATCCCAAGTGGGTACATACGAAAAAATTCTTACTATTGCCAACCGCATTATGAACGGCGGCGAAATCACTAAGAAAGAAGCAATCGAGCTGATTCATACTTCAGATGATGACACTATGATTCTACTTGCTATGGCCGATAAAATTCGCCAACATTTCAATGACAACTCCGTGGATGTATGCGCCATTGTAAATGCACGTTCTGGCAAATGTCCTGAAAACTGTAAATTCTGTGCCCAATCTGCCCATCACGAAACAGGTGTTCAAGTATATCCGTTCATGGATGATGAAAGTATCCTCGATGCGGCGCGCAAAGCTAAAGAAGCAGGCGCTATTCGTTTTTCTATCGTAACGAGTGGTCGTAATACTAATAACCCAAACGAATTTAACCAAATCATTCGCGTATTAGACCGTATTAAAAACGAAGTAGGTCTCGAAATTTGCTGTTCTCTTGGTTTGTTAACTTACGAACAAGCTCTCAAATTAAAAGAAGTGGGTGTAACTCGATACCACTCCAATATCGAAACAGCGCCTAGTCACTTCCCAGATATTTGTACAACCCATTCCTACGAAGATAAAATGTCTACTATCGATAATGCTCAAAAAGCAGGTATTCGCGTTTGCTCTGGCGGCATCCTCGGGCTTAATGAAACATTAGAACAACGCGTAGAGATGGCATTCGAGCTTAAACGTTTGCATATTGACTCTGTACCACTCAACATTTTAAATCCTGTTAAAGGTACACCATTTGAAAGTAATAAAGCATTACGTCCTCTAGATATTTTACGTACCTTCGCTGTGTTCCGTTTCATCTTGCCAAACGCATTGATTCGTACAGCTGGTGGTCGTGAAGTAAATCTTCGTGACTTACAAGCTTATGCTTTAAAAGGTGGCCTTAACGGCATCATGGTTGGTGGCTACTTAACAACTGGTGGTCGTTCTCCACAAGACGATCTCCAAATGATTCAAGACTTGGAGCTAAGTCGCAATTCTGCCCAAGTTTAA
- a CDS encoding metallophosphoesterase family protein produces MQPFRFIHCGDLHLGAPFQYATGISRAVDRAVSEATYVAFDTIIDTAIDEHVHAVVIAGDIYNSEDHNLEAQVRFVRAMYRLAEHRIAVYMVQGNHDPAESWKAQLQMPDNVHVFSSEQVQRFPLIVNNIEIGGVYGISCGHGNESDNYARQYRAFERDEFSLAVMHGTVGSSAGSENHNVTGPCSLTDLAEAAMDYWALGHIHKSQVLSEEPLVVYSGNPQGLHRKEIGPKGCYLVSVSHNGHCEPRFIETSAIRFEEIKIDIAGMKTEAEFLEILRHKKENLRKQHKKNILLSIVLVGTGPLHRLCTQEGVRKLWLQESQSEEKSKSIFVMPYRMMCNTRPSINLAERRLLSDVVGDYLRAYDDMVDGNAVQTVRQILAERPEFKRLGVYAELLSDELLLRALKRCEIEGVTVLMGANDEH; encoded by the coding sequence ATGCAGCCATTTCGATTTATACACTGTGGTGACCTGCATTTAGGGGCACCCTTTCAATATGCTACAGGTATTAGCCGCGCCGTTGATCGTGCCGTGAGCGAAGCTACCTATGTAGCCTTTGATACAATTATTGATACTGCTATTGATGAGCATGTTCATGCTGTTGTCATAGCCGGTGATATTTATAATAGCGAAGATCATAATTTAGAGGCACAGGTGCGATTTGTGCGCGCCATGTATCGTTTGGCAGAACATCGCATTGCAGTATATATGGTGCAAGGTAATCATGATCCTGCTGAAAGCTGGAAGGCTCAATTGCAGATGCCGGATAATGTGCATGTATTCTCTAGTGAACAAGTACAACGTTTCCCATTAATTGTTAACAATATAGAAATTGGTGGCGTTTACGGCATTAGCTGTGGCCATGGTAATGAAAGCGACAATTATGCGCGCCAATACCGCGCCTTTGAACGTGATGAATTTTCTCTGGCTGTCATGCATGGGACGGTAGGTTCTAGTGCAGGCTCTGAAAACCATAATGTGACCGGCCCATGCAGTTTAACTGATCTAGCAGAGGCGGCTATGGATTATTGGGCATTAGGACATATTCACAAATCTCAAGTTCTTAGCGAGGAACCTCTTGTTGTTTATTCCGGTAATCCGCAAGGTTTACACCGCAAGGAAATAGGGCCTAAGGGGTGCTATCTCGTCTCTGTATCTCATAATGGTCATTGTGAACCTCGTTTCATTGAAACAAGTGCAATCCGTTTTGAAGAAATCAAAATTGATATTGCAGGCATGAAAACGGAAGCAGAATTTTTAGAAATTTTACGCCATAAAAAAGAGAATTTGCGTAAACAACATAAGAAAAATATCTTGCTTTCCATTGTTCTCGTAGGTACAGGCCCATTGCATCGCTTGTGTACACAAGAAGGTGTGCGCAAATTATGGTTGCAAGAGTCCCAAAGTGAAGAGAAAAGCAAGTCTATATTTGTTATGCCGTATCGCATGATGTGTAATACGCGACCTAGCATTAATTTGGCTGAACGTAGATTGTTATCCGATGTGGTAGGGGATTATTTACGCGCCTATGATGATATGGTTGACGGCAATGCGGTACAGACGGTACGTCAAATTTTGGCAGAACGACCTGAGTTTAAGCGCTTAGGTGTATATGCCGAGTTGTTAAGTGATGAATTATTGCTTCGCGCCTTGAAGCGCTGTGAAATTGAAGGTGTTACTGTATTGATGGGGGCTAACGATGAACATTAA